One window of Maridesulfovibrio ferrireducens genomic DNA carries:
- a CDS encoding ABC transporter permease — translation MSQRKRIPFQHPDSPTDIVAQVVLPFDKSLEISLKSIKSRFLRNMVTVTSLILAVSFFAYVLIGSDISSGIYNSGQHDLIKILDKTGYQPGGSAKERWIVILSLLVCTVGIINAQLMAVTERFREIGTMKCLGALDSFVLRLFVLEASMQGVVGSLLGALFGGLIAILLAMTSFGWGAVTFLPVAEVGISILYSIGVGFGLSLIGVLYPAMIAARMRPIEAMRVEE, via the coding sequence ATGTCACAGCGCAAACGAATACCTTTCCAACACCCTGATTCACCAACAGATATTGTTGCTCAGGTAGTCCTTCCCTTTGATAAATCACTGGAAATCAGCCTTAAAAGTATAAAATCAAGATTTCTAAGAAATATGGTAACGGTAACAAGTCTTATACTTGCTGTTTCCTTTTTCGCATATGTTCTCATCGGCAGTGATATTTCAAGCGGAATATACAACTCCGGCCAGCATGACCTGATTAAAATCCTTGATAAAACAGGCTATCAACCCGGTGGAAGTGCAAAAGAGCGATGGATTGTAATTCTTTCACTTCTAGTCTGCACAGTTGGCATTATTAACGCTCAGCTCATGGCTGTAACCGAAAGATTCCGCGAAATAGGCACCATGAAATGCCTCGGAGCTCTCGACAGTTTCGTTCTGCGACTATTTGTCCTTGAAGCTTCAATGCAAGGAGTTGTAGGTTCATTATTAGGAGCACTCTTCGGAGGTTTAATAGCCATCCTACTGGCAATGACAAGCTTTGGGTGGGGTGCCGTCACATTTCTACCAGTCGCAGAAGTTGGTATTTCAATTCTTTATTCCATAGGTGTAGGCTTTGGATTAAGCCTGATTGGAGTTCTCTACCCGGCCATGATTGCCGCACGTATGCGTCCCATTGAGGCTATGCGGGTTGAAGAATAA
- a CDS encoding bifunctional 2-polyprenyl-6-hydroxyphenol methylase/3-demethylubiquinol 3-O-methyltransferase UbiG, with translation MLTASPEMRKSIRKTAKDLSRHEMTQWKSIMCDLDREMSILEVGCGRGGKTDFLKSQGFRNILGVEKNIHQVEECNKRGLNVVSLEDFDAGYSETKFDFLVLSHIIEHFKFEDLISFVDGYLKYLKPGGLILIATPMLHPHFWLDLDHEKPYYPQGIKNFYSGNSEQVGFSSEYELKLKDIRYRKSPFKVKNDRNLLLKKNDLPILLVNLFCAALFKFSFHVLGYKTGWVGLFKLKS, from the coding sequence ATGCTAACGGCTAGCCCCGAGATGCGAAAATCCATTCGGAAAACTGCAAAGGATTTGTCTCGTCACGAAATGACACAGTGGAAATCTATTATGTGTGATCTTGATCGTGAAATGAGTATTCTTGAAGTCGGGTGCGGTCGTGGCGGAAAGACTGATTTTTTGAAGTCGCAAGGGTTTAGAAATATTCTTGGAGTTGAAAAAAATATCCATCAAGTTGAAGAATGCAATAAACGAGGGTTAAATGTTGTTTCTTTAGAAGATTTTGATGCTGGATATTCAGAGACTAAGTTTGATTTTTTAGTTTTGTCTCATATTATTGAGCATTTTAAGTTTGAAGATTTGATTTCGTTTGTAGATGGATATTTAAAGTATTTAAAACCGGGAGGGTTGATACTTATTGCAACCCCTATGCTTCACCCTCATTTCTGGCTCGATCTGGATCATGAAAAACCGTATTATCCTCAAGGGATAAAGAATTTTTATAGTGGTAATTCTGAACAGGTCGGTTTCAGTTCTGAATATGAGTTGAAGCTGAAAGATATCAGGTACAGAAAAAGCCCTTTCAAGGTTAAGAATGATCGTAACCTTCTTCTTAAGAAGAATGATCTTCCTATACTTTTGGTTAATTTGTTTTGTGCAGCGCTTTTCAAATTTTCTTTTCATGTACTTGGTTATAAAACAGGGTGGGTGGGGTTGTTTAAGTTAAAGTCATAA
- a CDS encoding glycosyltransferase: MRIAFFAPHKPIDHETPSGDLMIGKSLRDYLCAHGHEVVIASRMRLRNVTTTPCKWPLLYFEYNKTLKRVKDFAPDLWLTYHSYYKSPDLLGPLITKKLGIPYLIYQGVFSTKHRRNVKTWLGFMANKNALLHADHVFANKEIDHKNLSRIILPEKLTRTRPGINPDDFKFCPKSRTEIRNSLKIRDTPVLMSTAMLRSGVKEQSLTDLINAFAIVLKTLPETKLLIAGDGEARERLTSLAKQKTGDQVIFLGKINRNELFKYYSAADLFAYPGINEALGMVYLEAQSTGLPVAAYSTRGPKEAVAHGETGLLSPEGDIDCLTKNILYLFQNNSKRQAMRELAPKRIKEVFDQNLNLQHIEKKIRLSISRRHH, translated from the coding sequence ATGCGAATCGCTTTTTTCGCCCCGCATAAACCTATCGATCATGAAACTCCTTCCGGAGATTTAATGATTGGTAAAAGTCTACGTGACTATTTATGCGCACATGGACATGAAGTTGTAATCGCCAGTCGTATGAGGCTACGCAACGTAACGACCACCCCCTGTAAATGGCCTTTATTGTACTTCGAATACAATAAGACTTTAAAGCGGGTTAAAGACTTTGCTCCAGATCTATGGTTAACATACCATAGTTATTATAAATCTCCTGATTTACTGGGCCCGCTAATCACAAAAAAGCTGGGCATCCCCTATCTAATATATCAAGGTGTATTTTCCACAAAGCACAGGCGAAACGTCAAAACGTGGCTAGGCTTTATGGCTAATAAAAATGCGCTGCTTCATGCCGATCATGTTTTTGCCAACAAAGAAATCGACCACAAAAATCTTTCCCGTATAATTCTTCCTGAAAAATTAACCAGAACCCGTCCGGGCATAAATCCTGACGATTTTAAATTCTGCCCAAAAAGCAGGACTGAAATCCGTAATTCCCTAAAAATTAGGGATACCCCCGTGCTCATGAGTACCGCGATGCTACGCAGCGGCGTTAAAGAGCAGAGTTTAACCGACCTGATCAATGCTTTTGCAATAGTTCTTAAAACACTTCCCGAAACCAAACTGCTTATAGCAGGTGACGGAGAAGCACGCGAACGACTGACCTCTCTGGCAAAGCAAAAAACAGGAGATCAGGTCATTTTTCTCGGCAAAATTAATCGAAACGAACTATTTAAGTACTACAGCGCGGCAGATCTTTTTGCATACCCCGGTATTAATGAGGCTCTGGGAATGGTTTATCTGGAAGCTCAAAGCACCGGATTGCCGGTTGCAGCCTATTCTACAAGAGGCCCTAAAGAAGCAGTAGCCCATGGTGAAACCGGACTTTTATCCCCTGAGGGAGATATTGATTGTTTAACAAAAAACATTCTCTATCTATTTCAAAACAATTCAAAACGGCAAGCAATGAGGGAATTAGCCCCGAAACGAATTAAAGAAGTTTTTGATCAAAATTTAAATCTACAACATATAGAAAAAAAAATTCGGCTCTCAATTTCAAGGAGACACCATTGA
- a CDS encoding polysaccharide deacetylase family protein, with translation MSYRPISSIWKNDISELIESFESWWIKLEQLIPKKGCDIFFRADDIGYPGKQFSTMVDVFKKNKVPLALAVVPAWVNQDRIQMLFETLGPDMSLWCMHQHGYKHMNKEKSGKKFEFGPSRDRNKMTAELTKGKQKLDKLLGSSMCPIFTPPWNRCSTETMACLIELGFIAISRCINVSPYPLKGLPDLPINIDLHTIKEKDPKVGIKILMNQIEHAVQSDYAGFMLHHQRMNKTSVKFLDFLLAKIAETPSLRIQDIRDILPK, from the coding sequence ATGTCATATCGCCCTATTTCATCAATCTGGAAAAATGATATTTCCGAATTAATCGAATCCTTTGAATCTTGGTGGATAAAACTGGAACAGCTTATCCCGAAAAAAGGTTGCGATATTTTCTTTAGAGCGGACGACATCGGTTATCCGGGAAAACAATTTTCAACCATGGTTGATGTTTTCAAAAAAAACAAAGTACCGCTCGCGCTCGCTGTAGTACCTGCATGGGTTAATCAGGACAGAATTCAAATGTTATTTGAAACACTCGGGCCTGACATGTCGCTCTGGTGTATGCACCAACATGGCTACAAACATATGAATAAGGAAAAATCAGGTAAAAAATTCGAATTCGGGCCATCGCGTGACCGCAATAAAATGACCGCAGAACTTACCAAAGGAAAACAAAAACTTGATAAACTCCTCGGTAGCAGTATGTGCCCTATATTTACCCCTCCGTGGAATCGCTGCTCGACTGAAACCATGGCCTGTCTTATAGAATTAGGTTTCATTGCAATTTCAAGATGTATCAATGTCTCCCCATATCCATTAAAAGGATTGCCCGATCTTCCAATTAATATCGACCTTCATACTATTAAAGAAAAAGATCCCAAGGTCGGGATTAAAATTCTGATGAATCAAATCGAACATGCAGTGCAGTCAGATTATGCAGGATTTATGCTACATCACCAGCGTATGAATAAAACATCCGTTAAATTTTTAGATTTTCTTTTAGCAAAAATAGCCGAAACGCCTTCGCTTCGAATTCAAGATATAAGAGATATACTACCCAAATAA
- a CDS encoding histidine phosphatase family protein has product MKPVRIALIRHSVTVWNEENRIQGHMDSPLTKYGRELAEEWKKHLSPESFDAVITSDLGRAIETAEIITQGLDIPFLKVPGLREQDWGEWSGLTYSELDQKWPGQLSAEEAKGWNFRPAGGESRSETSARAIKALEESISKIIEIIDKDTPKVLAVIHEGTLKSIAYKLAEHDYMPGTSKLIKRRRLHWIKWDGTLSIDRLNDLL; this is encoded by the coding sequence TTGAAACCAGTAAGAATCGCATTAATCAGACATTCAGTTACAGTCTGGAATGAAGAAAACAGAATTCAAGGCCACATGGACTCCCCTCTGACTAAATACGGAAGAGAACTTGCCGAAGAATGGAAAAAGCATCTGTCTCCAGAATCTTTTGATGCAGTAATCACAAGCGATTTGGGACGAGCAATTGAGACTGCTGAAATTATCACACAAGGCCTTGATATTCCATTTTTAAAAGTCCCCGGGCTGCGTGAACAGGATTGGGGAGAATGGTCGGGATTAACATACAGCGAACTTGATCAAAAATGGCCCGGACAACTTTCTGCCGAAGAAGCTAAAGGATGGAATTTTCGCCCTGCCGGAGGTGAAAGCCGCTCTGAAACATCAGCAAGAGCTATAAAAGCTCTTGAAGAATCTATTTCAAAGATAATCGAAATAATTGACAAGGATACACCCAAAGTGCTTGCTGTTATCCACGAAGGAACGTTGAAATCAATCGCATATAAACTGGCTGAACATGATTATATGCCGGGTACTTCGAAGCTGATTAAACGCCGCAGACTGCACTGGATCAAATGGGATGGAACTTTGTCTATAGATAGGCTGAACGACCTTTTATGA
- a CDS encoding glycosyltransferase family protein: MSKTYNILMYSHDTYGLGHIRRTMAIASQLKCHGVNILIITGSPIVGRFEFPEQIDFVRVPGMIKQSNDNYIPHSIKIDPIHAMSIRQSIIDATAKSFQPDLFIVDKAPRGLKHEIMPTLEWMKQYGKTRTILGLRDIMDDSESTTADWKEKGIYDVLENLYSEIWVYGHKEYYNPIKEYSIPESISKKMIFTGYIPRKTHSRSGPEVRKNGKKLVVITAGGGGDGYPMMDAYLKALEKYNPQNFRTVMVTGPFMPTEQRRDLSERAKKLSVTFYHFYRRMEKLFSNADLIVSMGGYNTVCEILSHKQVGLIVPRETPRLEQTIRAQVLKEQNLADYIPWHKLGPDTMMEKINHLLNDSNSIKETVSNFKFTGLDVMHQRVNLFKDIC, encoded by the coding sequence ATGAGTAAGACCTACAATATTTTGATGTACTCCCACGACACATATGGTCTTGGGCACATTCGTCGTACTATGGCTATTGCTTCGCAGTTAAAATGCCATGGGGTCAATATCCTTATTATTACAGGATCACCCATCGTCGGAAGATTTGAATTTCCAGAACAGATCGATTTTGTTCGTGTTCCGGGAATGATAAAACAATCAAACGACAATTATATACCTCACTCCATCAAAATCGACCCGATTCATGCCATGTCCATCCGGCAATCAATAATCGATGCCACGGCAAAAAGTTTTCAACCGGACCTTTTCATCGTTGATAAAGCCCCACGCGGCCTCAAACACGAAATCATGCCAACCTTGGAATGGATGAAACAATACGGCAAAACCCGTACCATCCTCGGCCTCAGAGACATCATGGATGACTCAGAAAGCACGACCGCAGACTGGAAGGAAAAAGGCATCTATGATGTCCTTGAAAACCTTTATTCTGAAATATGGGTTTACGGCCACAAAGAATACTACAATCCTATTAAAGAGTACTCTATTCCTGAATCTATCAGTAAAAAGATGATTTTTACAGGTTATATCCCGAGAAAAACACATTCAAGATCCGGCCCTGAAGTACGCAAAAACGGCAAAAAACTTGTGGTTATCACCGCAGGCGGCGGCGGTGATGGATACCCAATGATGGACGCGTATCTAAAAGCCCTTGAAAAATACAATCCGCAAAATTTCCGAACAGTTATGGTAACCGGTCCCTTTATGCCCACCGAACAGAGGCGTGACCTTTCTGAACGTGCAAAAAAACTTTCAGTTACATTTTACCACTTTTACCGAAGAATGGAAAAGTTATTCAGCAATGCTGATCTTATTGTCAGCATGGGCGGCTACAATACTGTGTGTGAAATACTCTCACACAAGCAGGTAGGACTGATTGTTCCCCGTGAAACTCCACGTCTGGAACAGACTATCCGGGCACAAGTTCTAAAAGAACAAAATCTTGCAGACTATATCCCCTGGCACAAGTTAGGACCGGATACTATGATGGAAAAAATAAATCATCTGCTTAACGATTCCAATTCAATAAAAGAGACTGTTTCAAATTTTAAATTCACCGGCCTTGATGTTATGCATCAGCGTGTCAACCTATTCAAAGATATATGCTAA
- a CDS encoding glycosyltransferase family protein: MKIIHYCQHVLGMGHFFRSLEISRALENEQVIFVAGGTRPEQELPDHVEYFQLPGLCMNENFGGLMPTDEGRLLDEVKEERIEKIKVIFEQEKPDVFLIELFPFGRKAFRFELLPILDSIKAGLYGDVKIICSLRDILVEKDDGGKHEKRCVETLNKYFDLLLIHSDPQIAKLDETFQSLNNISIPYSYTGFAARKPRNNVRSKVRKQLGIDSDEKLLVASAGGGKVGNSLLKAVFDSFTELGPEKTKLLILTGPFLDQNKYDALKTDSLSYSNITVEKFAPDFTDLLTGADAMISMAGYNTCMDILTTNIPSAVLPFAQNREQRMRAEKLAEHTSLKVLNDNDLSTSRMKNIINELLTCERSSSDHNINLEGATESARAIRMVGTK; this comes from the coding sequence ATGAAAATAATTCATTACTGCCAACATGTCTTGGGTATGGGGCACTTCTTTCGAAGCCTTGAAATTTCGAGGGCTCTAGAAAATGAACAAGTAATTTTTGTTGCAGGCGGAACCCGCCCTGAACAGGAATTACCTGATCATGTTGAATATTTTCAGCTTCCCGGGCTTTGTATGAATGAAAACTTCGGTGGACTCATGCCCACTGACGAAGGACGACTTTTAGACGAAGTTAAAGAAGAAAGAATTGAGAAAATTAAGGTTATCTTCGAACAGGAAAAACCAGATGTTTTTTTAATTGAACTCTTTCCCTTCGGACGAAAAGCATTCAGATTTGAACTTCTTCCCATTCTTGATTCAATTAAAGCCGGACTCTACGGAGATGTTAAAATAATCTGCTCTCTCCGGGATATTCTTGTCGAAAAAGACGATGGCGGAAAACACGAAAAACGGTGCGTCGAAACCCTCAATAAATATTTTGACCTGCTGCTTATTCACTCTGATCCACAGATAGCAAAGCTTGATGAAACATTCCAATCACTGAATAACATTTCCATTCCGTATTCTTACACTGGATTTGCCGCCCGCAAACCACGTAATAACGTACGCTCTAAAGTTAGAAAACAACTTGGAATCGACAGTGACGAAAAATTATTAGTAGCCAGTGCAGGCGGAGGAAAAGTCGGCAATTCATTGCTGAAAGCTGTTTTTGACAGCTTTACTGAACTTGGCCCTGAGAAAACAAAACTACTGATACTGACCGGTCCATTTTTAGATCAGAATAAATATGACGCTTTAAAAACTGATTCATTAAGTTACTCTAATATTACTGTAGAAAAATTCGCACCGGACTTCACAGACTTATTAACGGGAGCGGATGCCATGATTTCAATGGCTGGATACAATACATGTATGGATATACTTACTACCAATATCCCAAGCGCAGTGCTGCCGTTTGCACAGAACAGAGAACAACGAATGAGAGCGGAAAAACTAGCTGAACATACTTCTCTCAAGGTTCTGAATGATAATGACCTCAGCACATCCAGAATGAAAAATATAATTAACGAACTTCTTACTTGCGAACGATCCTCATCAGATCACAACATTAATCTGGAAGGCGCAACTGAATCAGCGCGAGCAATAAGAATGGTTGGAACAAAATAA
- a CDS encoding ABC transporter ATP-binding protein, translating to MPESHTIVRVTGVTKNFKLGNVNVQALKGVDLEIYAGEYLSIMGPSGSGKSTLFNMIGGLDKPTEGKVFIDEVDIAQLDAFELAWLRNRKIGYIFQTFNLIQVMTALENITLPMIFAGVHNDAAVAKGIELLDLVGLHKRYNHKPQELSGGQQQRVAIARSLANDPAIILADEPTGNLDLTTGEEIIKLMSDLSKDRGVTIITATHDYKMLNASDRVVWIEDGLIKKIENRDQLNIDVGCIRMA from the coding sequence ATGCCCGAATCACATACCATAGTCAGGGTTACCGGAGTTACTAAAAACTTCAAACTCGGAAACGTAAATGTGCAAGCCCTTAAGGGGGTTGATCTCGAAATTTACGCAGGAGAATACCTCTCTATTATGGGCCCGTCAGGATCAGGAAAATCTACCCTTTTCAACATGATCGGTGGTCTTGATAAGCCTACCGAAGGGAAAGTTTTCATTGATGAAGTAGACATTGCGCAGTTGGATGCCTTCGAACTTGCGTGGCTTCGCAACCGGAAAATAGGATATATCTTTCAGACTTTTAACCTGATTCAGGTAATGACCGCTTTAGAAAACATCACTTTACCAATGATTTTCGCAGGAGTTCATAACGACGCAGCTGTCGCCAAAGGTATCGAGCTGCTCGACCTGGTAGGGCTACACAAGCGATATAATCACAAACCGCAGGAACTTTCCGGCGGACAGCAACAGCGTGTGGCAATAGCAAGATCACTTGCCAATGATCCCGCTATTATCCTTGCAGATGAACCGACCGGAAACCTTGACCTTACAACCGGTGAAGAAATTATCAAGCTGATGAGCGACCTCAGTAAAGACCGCGGAGTGACGATTATCACCGCAACGCATGACTATAAAATGCTTAATGCTTCTGACAGGGTCGTCTGGATTGAAGACGGTTTGATCAAGAAAATTGAAAACAGAGATCAGCTCAACATCGATGTTGGCTGTATCCGCATGGCTTGA
- a CDS encoding glycosyltransferase, giving the protein MTNKNQPVLAMILKGYPRISETFISNEIRLLEKRGVKIHIISMRKPREDFTHKSISEIKAKVSYLPSTLEGCLEGLFGSADHDAGLKDPRYGTDPEFTQRIDKIWENFRETGSEASFKHMLQAEYIVEKILPGSDIFHIHAHFAHSPTSVARNASKLSGLPFSFTAHAKDIYTQAPEKITAKISEAKFAVTCTGYNCKYLEEIAPEGKPIHKVYHGIDLALFTSDKNYSTSAPYEIFTVARFTPKKGLPTVFKALKILADKGIDFAYKIVGDGDDRDSTLALIEELGLSDRCTWVGTKPHEEVLELYRTADLFALGCEIAENGDRDGIPNVLAESMAMSVPVVATTVSGIPELVEHGKTGILVEPGDYLAMADAMEKILTDQDLRQVMIPAAKKKVHDIFDNRYWINILADVYELYGIKASD; this is encoded by the coding sequence ATGACAAATAAAAACCAGCCAGTCCTTGCTATGATCCTTAAGGGATATCCCCGTATTTCAGAAACATTTATTTCCAACGAAATAAGACTTCTCGAAAAACGTGGCGTTAAAATTCACATTATCTCCATGCGTAAACCACGGGAAGATTTTACCCATAAATCAATTTCAGAGATTAAAGCTAAAGTCTCATACCTTCCTTCAACACTTGAAGGCTGCCTTGAAGGACTTTTCGGTTCAGCGGATCATGACGCGGGTTTAAAAGATCCCCGTTATGGCACAGACCCGGAATTTACACAGCGAATCGATAAAATATGGGAAAATTTCCGTGAAACAGGAAGTGAAGCATCCTTTAAACACATGCTTCAAGCTGAGTATATTGTTGAAAAAATACTGCCCGGCTCAGATATTTTCCACATCCACGCACATTTTGCGCATTCCCCTACTTCCGTAGCAAGAAACGCAAGCAAGCTTTCAGGACTTCCGTTCAGTTTTACAGCTCATGCTAAAGATATCTATACTCAGGCTCCAGAAAAAATAACCGCAAAAATTTCCGAAGCTAAATTTGCTGTCACCTGCACTGGCTATAACTGCAAATATCTTGAAGAAATAGCTCCCGAAGGTAAACCCATCCATAAGGTTTACCACGGTATAGATCTGGCACTTTTTACTTCAGATAAAAATTATTCAACATCTGCTCCATACGAAATTTTCACAGTTGCGCGGTTCACCCCTAAAAAAGGACTGCCCACAGTCTTCAAAGCATTAAAAATCCTTGCAGATAAAGGGATAGATTTTGCCTATAAAATCGTAGGGGACGGAGATGACAGGGATTCAACCCTCGCTCTGATCGAAGAACTTGGATTATCTGACCGCTGTACATGGGTAGGAACTAAACCCCACGAAGAAGTACTTGAACTCTACAGAACTGCTGATTTATTCGCTCTGGGATGTGAAATCGCAGAGAATGGAGACAGGGACGGAATCCCTAATGTTCTGGCGGAAAGCATGGCGATGTCTGTTCCCGTTGTAGCAACCACTGTATCCGGTATTCCGGAACTCGTTGAACACGGTAAAACCGGTATACTTGTTGAACCGGGTGATTACTTAGCAATGGCTGATGCAATGGAAAAGATATTAACCGATCAAGACCTCAGACAAGTTATGATTCCCGCGGCTAAAAAGAAAGTTCACGACATTTTTGATAACCGCTACTGGATTAACATACTGGCTGACGTTTATGAATTATATGGGATAAAGGCCAGCGACTAG
- the ilvB gene encoding biosynthetic-type acetolactate synthase large subunit — protein sequence MEISGAQLVIRLLERQGIDIICGIPGGSNLPIYDALRDSSIRHILARHEQGAGFMSQGMARTTGKAAVCMATSGPGVTNLLTAIADASLDSIPMVAITGQVSSSLIGTDAFQEVDTYGLTIPITKHNFLVQSAKELLNVIPEAFRLAESGRPGPVVIDVPKDVQNEIIEFKDFPEIGTKSNIVLCDDKLLNQAVDMINNSRKPVIYAGGGVVAAEGSKDLIRLAHKNSIPVVTTLMGLGAYPHGDPHYLGMLGMHGERATNMIMEEADLIIALGVRFDDRAVGKACEFCKHADILHVDIDRSEIDKIKSSNLAIVGDVGHALNVFAECVDPAIRIGWSAHIASLRLLYPEILTDKEDTFHPMNLLRVVSESLSEQSIITTDVGQHQMWVAKGYPFRKPRTLLTSGGLGTMGFGLPTAIGAAFANPERRVVCVSGDGSFLMNIQELATLAEHRLNVKVLIMNNNRLGLVRQQQELFFGERYYASSFDSSPDFTAIAKGFGVPAFDLGQEENPSLFLRKILGQEGPCVINIPIDLDNKVLPMVPPECANREMIGG from the coding sequence ATGGAAATCAGTGGAGCACAATTAGTTATCAGACTTCTTGAGCGGCAAGGTATTGATATCATATGCGGAATACCCGGCGGTTCCAATCTGCCTATTTATGACGCGCTCAGAGACAGTTCGATCAGACATATTCTAGCCAGACATGAACAAGGCGCGGGTTTTATGTCGCAAGGTATGGCCCGGACAACCGGTAAAGCTGCCGTCTGCATGGCAACATCCGGTCCGGGAGTCACAAATCTGCTCACAGCAATAGCTGATGCCAGTCTTGATTCAATTCCAATGGTTGCAATAACCGGACAGGTATCAAGTTCATTAATCGGAACTGATGCTTTTCAGGAAGTTGATACTTATGGGCTTACAATTCCAATTACCAAACATAATTTCCTTGTTCAGTCCGCTAAAGAGCTGCTTAATGTTATTCCAGAAGCTTTCCGTCTTGCTGAGTCCGGCAGACCCGGCCCTGTCGTAATCGATGTTCCGAAAGACGTTCAAAATGAGATTATAGAATTTAAAGATTTTCCCGAGATAGGGACTAAGAGCAATATTGTTTTGTGTGATGATAAATTGTTGAATCAGGCAGTTGATATGATCAACAATTCACGGAAACCCGTAATCTATGCGGGGGGAGGAGTTGTTGCTGCTGAAGGTTCAAAAGACTTGATCCGGCTGGCTCATAAAAATTCAATTCCGGTCGTAACTACTTTGATGGGGCTTGGAGCTTATCCGCACGGAGATCCCCATTATCTCGGTATGCTCGGTATGCACGGAGAGCGTGCAACAAACATGATAATGGAAGAAGCAGATCTTATCATAGCTCTTGGAGTTCGCTTTGATGATAGAGCTGTTGGTAAGGCCTGTGAGTTCTGCAAGCATGCTGATATCTTACATGTTGATATCGACAGGTCTGAAATTGATAAAATAAAATCTTCCAATCTCGCGATTGTAGGTGATGTAGGACACGCACTTAATGTTTTTGCTGAGTGTGTGGATCCGGCTATCAGAATAGGATGGAGTGCGCATATTGCATCATTGCGGTTGCTGTACCCTGAAATATTGACGGATAAAGAAGATACCTTTCATCCAATGAATCTACTGCGTGTTGTTAGTGAATCTCTTTCCGAGCAATCTATTATTACAACAGATGTTGGACAACATCAGATGTGGGTTGCCAAAGGGTATCCCTTTAGAAAACCCCGCACTCTGTTAACTTCCGGAGGACTCGGTACAATGGGGTTCGGTTTACCTACTGCAATAGGTGCAGCGTTTGCTAATCCCGAAAGACGGGTAGTGTGTGTTAGTGGGGACGGTTCCTTTTTGATGAATATTCAGGAGCTTGCAACATTGGCTGAGCATCGTCTCAATGTTAAAGTTCTGATCATGAATAACAATAGGCTCGGACTTGTAAGGCAGCAGCAGGAGCTTTTCTTCGGGGAAAGATATTATGCATCCAGCTTTGATAGCAGTCCGGATTTTACGGCTATTGCAAAAGGATTCGGAGTACCGGCCTTTGATCTTGGTCAAGAAGAGAATCCGTCTCTATTTTTACGCAAAATTCTCGGACAGGAAGGGCCTTGCGTAATAAATATTCCCATAGATTTAGATAACAAAGTTCTTCCCATGGTTCCGCCTGAATGCGCCAACAGAGAAATGATAGGAGGCTGA